One window from the genome of Candidatus Limnocylindrales bacterium encodes:
- a CDS encoding CheR family methyltransferase: MNRILSDDLLSQFSEFISSQLGLYFPKERWNDLERGISSASREFGFEDVGLCIQWLMSSPPTRDQIEILAVHLTIGETYFFREKKSFEILEEYILPELIRSRRGINQSLRIWSAGCCTGEEPYSIAILLSKVLPDWQDWHITILATDINPRFLKKASEGIYSEWSFRDTPLWIKEKYFRQKKKNQFEILPDIKKRVTFFYLNLAEGGYPSPLNNIHTLDIIFCRNVLIYFAPEEAKKVIRNLYLSLEEGGWLVTGSGEVSRTLFSQFTSVHFPNAILYRKMSGRLLYSDEFSCLTGITEIIPADGAQVKAWFNFIDGTTSAALGDQSAGKNRLPHQGTKETRTTPDEEPGFPERIPMKQPAKIPPTGDLYGEALILYEQGCYAEAAEKVLSLFSQGQKELNLQEKAAALLAKVYANQGKLQEALSWCKKAIAINKLNPGYHYLLGLILQEQGQMEEAMVALKRALYLDQNFVLAHFVLGNLTQQQGRFKESARYFENTLRLLQGYQEGDVLPESEGMTAGKLSELIISLTERRK, translated from the coding sequence ATGAACCGGATCCTTTCAGATGATCTTCTTTCTCAGTTTAGTGAGTTCATTTCGAGTCAGCTAGGTCTATACTTTCCTAAGGAACGTTGGAATGACCTCGAGCGTGGAATAAGTTCCGCTTCACGAGAGTTTGGTTTTGAGGATGTCGGATTGTGCATTCAGTGGTTAATGTCTTCCCCACCAACCAGGGACCAGATCGAGATATTGGCCGTTCATCTTACGATTGGAGAAACTTATTTCTTTCGGGAGAAAAAAAGTTTTGAGATCCTCGAAGAGTATATTCTTCCAGAATTGATCCGTTCCCGTCGTGGGATTAATCAGAGTTTGAGAATCTGGAGCGCAGGGTGTTGCACGGGTGAGGAACCTTACTCTATCGCTATTTTACTGAGCAAAGTGCTCCCGGATTGGCAGGATTGGCATATCACGATTCTGGCTACAGATATCAATCCCCGTTTTCTTAAGAAGGCCTCGGAAGGTATTTACAGCGAATGGTCCTTTCGGGATACTCCTCTATGGATTAAAGAGAAATATTTCAGGCAGAAAAAGAAAAATCAGTTTGAGATCCTCCCGGATATTAAGAAGAGAGTGACCTTCTTTTATCTGAATCTGGCGGAAGGAGGTTATCCCTCACCCTTAAATAACATTCATACGCTGGATATTATCTTTTGCCGCAATGTGCTTATCTATTTTGCTCCGGAAGAAGCCAAAAAGGTCATCCGAAATCTCTACCTTTCCCTTGAGGAGGGGGGATGGCTTGTGACCGGTTCCGGTGAAGTTTCCCGCACCCTCTTTTCTCAATTCACCTCGGTTCATTTTCCCAATGCCATTCTTTACAGGAAAATGAGCGGGAGACTCCTTTATAGTGACGAGTTTAGCTGTCTTACAGGGATAACCGAAATTATTCCTGCGGATGGTGCTCAGGTGAAAGCATGGTTTAACTTTATAGACGGAACGACCTCTGCGGCCCTTGGGGATCAAAGTGCTGGAAAGAACCGTTTGCCTCACCAAGGAACAAAGGAAACCAGGACTACTCCAGACGAGGAACCCGGCTTCCCTGAAAGAATTCCCATGAAACAACCGGCTAAGATCCCTCCGACGGGCGATTTGTATGGGGAAGCTTTGATCCTTTATGAGCAGGGTTGTTACGCAGAAGCAGCCGAGAAGGTTTTGAGTTTGTTCTCGCAAGGGCAAAAAGAATTGAACCTTCAAGAGAAAGCGGCGGCTCTCTTGGCGAAAGTTTACGCCAACCAGGGTAAGCTTCAGGAAGCACTTTCCTGGTGTAAAAAAGCCATTGCCATTAACAAGTTGAATCCGGGTTATCATTACCTCCTTGGACTTATTCTCCAGGAGCAGGGTCAAATGGAAGAGGCTATGGTAGCTCTAAAGCGGGCCCTCTATCTCGATCAGAATTTTGTGCTTGCTCACTTTGTGCTGGGAAATCTCACCCAGCAACAAGGAAGGTTTAAAGAATCGGCCAGATATTTTGAGAATACCCTCAGGCTCTTACAGGGTTATCAGGAAGGGGATGTTTTACCGGAATCCGAGGGTATGACCGCCGGTAAACTCTCAGAACTCATAATCTCCCTGACAGAAAGGAGAAAGTGA
- a CDS encoding chemotaxis protein CheW yields the protein MNKSLVVFILDEQRYALDLSMVERVVRVVEVIPLPKTSEFILGVINLQGQIIPVVNVRKWLCLPEREVNLSDQLIIIHPSSQRIALMVDTVRGVIENPEQEVITTEEILPGMEYVKGMVKLEDGMAIILHNLDKLLSLYFPPPPEILGREGK from the coding sequence ATGAATAAATCACTGGTTGTTTTTATCCTGGATGAACAACGTTATGCCCTTGATCTCTCCATGGTGGAAAGAGTTGTGCGGGTGGTTGAAGTGATTCCTTTACCGAAGACATCTGAGTTTATCCTGGGCGTCATTAATTTGCAAGGACAGATTATTCCTGTGGTAAATGTCCGTAAGTGGCTCTGCTTGCCGGAGCGAGAGGTGAATCTGAGTGATCAGCTTATTATTATACACCCCTCAAGTCAGAGGATAGCCTTGATGGTAGACACCGTGAGGGGTGTGATCGAAAACCCGGAGCAGGAAGTAATTACGACAGAGGAAATTCTTCCCGGCATGGAATATGTGAAGGGGATGGTAAAACTCGAAGATGGGATGGCAATCATTTTGCATAATCTTGATAAGCTACTCTCCCTTTACTTCCCTCCCCCTCCTGAAATTTTAGGAAGGGAGGGGAAGTGA
- a CDS encoding hybrid sensor histidine kinase/response regulator, with protein sequence MNKTDEEFLKKLLSTFKVEAQEHLLKISSGLFELEKVPVGEKQMELLETIFREAHSLKGAARSVNLTEVERICQAMEHVFAGLKRKEITLSPTLFDVLHGVVDSLDKCLSSTEIERTAEEKSKISILLQQLKGISSNVFPPPPHEGLKEIESKNPLEGVQAIPSTGESQSGGEQSPLHLPGSQKPFVPEKPSGTDTVRISSIKLNSLLLQVEEMLSVKLMTNQRAADLKEIKAILNLWKQKWTKVQPEVRRVRQLLKRENKLRQGRVGYTDPIPGPRLLEFLDWSHATIGSLENRLAMLTRSAEYDSRFLGGMVDNLLEDMKKVLMLPFSSLLEIFPKLIRELSRDLGKDVELVIQGGEIEIDKRILEEMKDPFIHLIRNCIDHGIEDPKERIRKKKPPRGTITLSISQKNSNSVEVLISDDGTGIDLTKVKASALKLGLVSQEEVDRLGEQEILSFIFQSGVSTSPLITDISGRGLGLAIVREKVEKLGGLISVETYPQVGSTFRILLPLTLATFRGVLVQVDEHLFVIPSVNVERVVRIKKDEIKTVENKDTITLDGQVVPIVRLADVLELPEREKKVLAHGRVPLRPVQREGANAVDLTVGAQCLTPVLKGMPKISSASLLKLQEKGMESEGMEVRGLFPPSLPLGEAPKFISVLVLGTKEKRIAFSVDKVLNEQEVLVKSLGNQLSRVRNIAGATILGTGKVVPILNVSDLMKSAIKIASGPSRTTPVDKEVEAKRKSILVVEDSITTRTLLKNILESAGYHVKTVVDGVDALTALNNEDFDLVVSDVDMPRLNGFELTAKIRTDKRLSELPVVLVTSLASKEDQERGIDVGANAYIIKSGFEQSNLLEVIQRLI encoded by the coding sequence ATGAACAAAACAGATGAGGAGTTTCTCAAAAAACTACTCTCGACCTTCAAGGTCGAGGCCCAGGAGCACCTTCTGAAGATCTCTTCCGGGTTGTTTGAACTGGAAAAAGTTCCCGTTGGTGAAAAACAGATGGAGCTCCTCGAAACCATCTTTCGGGAAGCCCACAGTTTGAAAGGTGCTGCCCGCTCCGTAAACCTGACGGAGGTTGAAAGGATCTGCCAGGCAATGGAGCACGTTTTTGCCGGATTAAAACGCAAGGAAATAACCTTGTCGCCCACCTTGTTCGACGTACTCCATGGGGTCGTAGATAGCCTCGATAAATGCCTTTCCTCTACCGAGATCGAACGAACCGCCGAGGAAAAATCGAAGATTTCAATCCTGCTTCAGCAACTTAAGGGTATTTCTTCCAATGTATTCCCGCCTCCTCCGCATGAGGGACTGAAGGAAATAGAAAGTAAGAATCCCTTAGAAGGGGTACAGGCTATTCCTTCTACCGGTGAAAGTCAAAGTGGGGGAGAACAAAGTCCGCTTCACTTACCGGGAAGTCAGAAACCCTTTGTTCCTGAGAAGCCTTCAGGGACAGACACAGTCCGAATCTCTTCGATAAAATTAAACTCGCTGCTCCTTCAAGTGGAAGAGATGCTCTCTGTAAAGCTCATGACAAACCAGCGTGCTGCGGATCTCAAAGAGATTAAAGCTATCCTGAACCTGTGGAAGCAAAAATGGACAAAAGTTCAACCCGAGGTCCGAAGGGTTCGGCAGTTACTTAAAAGAGAAAATAAATTGCGTCAGGGAAGAGTTGGGTATACTGACCCTATTCCCGGTCCTAGACTCCTGGAGTTTTTGGATTGGAGCCATGCGACTATTGGATCGCTGGAGAACAGGCTTGCGATGTTAACCAGGTCGGCTGAGTATGACAGCCGTTTTCTGGGAGGGATGGTGGATAATCTCCTGGAAGATATGAAGAAGGTGCTCATGTTACCTTTCTCATCGCTTTTAGAAATCTTTCCGAAGCTCATCCGGGAACTCTCCCGGGATCTCGGCAAAGATGTGGAATTGGTAATTCAAGGAGGGGAGATTGAAATCGACAAGCGGATTTTAGAAGAGATGAAAGATCCCTTCATTCATCTGATAAGGAATTGTATCGATCATGGAATTGAAGATCCCAAGGAACGAATAAGAAAAAAGAAGCCGCCTCGAGGGACAATCACTCTCTCCATCTCTCAGAAAAACAGCAACAGCGTTGAAGTTCTCATTTCCGATGACGGAACCGGAATCGACCTGACGAAAGTGAAAGCTAGCGCCCTCAAGCTTGGCCTAGTTTCCCAAGAAGAAGTAGACCGACTTGGCGAGCAAGAGATCCTCTCGTTCATTTTCCAATCAGGCGTTTCGACCAGCCCCCTTATTACCGATATTTCAGGTCGAGGGCTCGGTCTGGCTATCGTACGAGAGAAGGTCGAAAAACTTGGAGGCCTCATATCCGTGGAAACTTACCCCCAGGTCGGGTCTACCTTTCGGATACTTCTTCCGCTGACGCTCGCCACGTTCAGAGGGGTTCTCGTTCAGGTGGATGAACATCTTTTTGTGATTCCCAGTGTGAATGTGGAAAGAGTGGTCAGGATTAAAAAGGATGAAATTAAAACCGTTGAAAATAAAGATACCATTACCCTGGACGGGCAAGTAGTTCCCATTGTTCGGCTCGCAGATGTCTTAGAACTTCCTGAGAGAGAAAAAAAAGTACTGGCGCACGGCCGTGTGCCCCTACGTCCGGTACAAAGGGAAGGTGCTAACGCCGTTGATTTAACCGTAGGGGCGCAATGCCTTACGCCCGTACTTAAAGGAATGCCTAAAATCTCCTCTGCCTCCCTTCTGAAGCTTCAGGAAAAGGGGATGGAGAGTGAGGGGATGGAGGTAAGAGGACTCTTCCCCCCATCACTCCCGTTGGGAGAAGCCCCTAAATTTATCTCTGTATTGGTTCTTGGTACTAAAGAAAAGCGTATCGCTTTCAGCGTGGATAAAGTGCTCAATGAGCAGGAAGTGCTGGTTAAAAGCTTGGGTAACCAGCTCTCCCGGGTACGTAATATTGCTGGAGCTACCATTTTGGGAACGGGTAAAGTGGTACCTATTTTGAATGTCTCTGATTTGATGAAATCTGCTATAAAGATAGCCTCCGGCCCCTCTAGAACTACTCCTGTAGACAAGGAAGTTGAAGCCAAAAGAAAGTCTATTTTGGTTGTAGAAGACTCGATCACGACGAGAACTCTATTGAAAAATATTTTGGAATCGGCTGGATATCACGTCAAAACCGTTGTAGACGGTGTTGATGCGCTTACAGCCTTAAATAATGAAGACTTTGATCTGGTTGTATCGGATGTGGATATGCCCAGGCTGAATGGGTTTGAACTCACAGCCAAGATCCGTACCGACAAGAGACTTTCAGAATTACCCGTTGTGTTGGTTACCTCACTGGCTTCGAAGGAGGATCAGGAGCGAGGAATAGATGTTGGCGCCAATGCTTACATTATAAAAAGCGGTTTTGAACAGAGTAACCTGTTGGAGGTAATCCAAAGGCTGATATAA